CTGCGCCATACCTACGGTACCGAACTCGCTTCTGCTGGAATCGATCTGATGGTGCTGCGGGAGTTGATGGGCCACGTGTCCCCGGAAACCACCGCCGGATATGTGCACCTGTCGGTCGAGCAACTCGCCGCCGAATACGGTGCTGCTCGCGCCAGCCTTGCCGGGACACGGCGATGACCACCCAGAGGCTCGCAGCGATCGACCTGTTGGCTGACCCGGATGCGGTGCTGGACGACTATCTCGAGCACGTTGCCGGCCTTGGTCTCAGTAGCAGGTCGGTGCGTGGTCGCGCCCGCAGCGCGAGCACCTTCCTGACCGAGTACCCGGATCTGCGGGACTGGATGACCCGACCGGCGGTCGAGCGGTTGGCCGATCTGCGCAACAGCGGGGCCTGGCCATTGGTGTGTCATGTCATTGGCAGGGGCGAGTTGCGCCTCGACCTCGAATTCGCGGCCGTCAAGAACCTCACTGGTTTGGGACGAGCCGTCGAGGACCGCGACCCGGGCGGATTCGCCGCCGTGCGCACCGCCGGGCTGGCCTTGGGCTGGACACCACAGTGGATCGAGACGGTCTTGGGTGAATGTCTGGCGGTGCTGCTCGCCTGGCATGGCGGCCTGGTCCACGATGTCAACAACGGCACGGTCGACAAGTTCGACACCGCGCTGGCTGCCACACAATCGATTCCGGCATCGTCGAGGCGCGCCTACCGCAACCGGATAGCCGGGTTGCGGCAGATACTTTTTCAGGCTCGCATCGTCGATACACCACCACGGCGGCGGCGTTGGGCCCGCAGCTATGCCCAACGCTTCGCCGACGTGGCGATGACTGACCTGATCCGGGAGACGCTGCTGCGTTATGTCACCGTCCGGGCATCGGTGCTGCGTCCGAAATCCGTCGAATCGTTGATTAACGATTTGCTGCCGTTCGCGGACTATCTCACCACCACTCATCCCGAGCTCACCTCGTTCGGGGATCTGGATCGCAGTCACATCGAGGGTTTCCTGGTCTGGAATCGCGCCCGCACCTGGCGTGGGCAACGCGCCGCCGCCGCCGCCGGACGCACCATCTCCAGGGCCGTGATCCAGTCGACGGTACTGAGCGTGCGCAACCTACTCGACGACATCACCGAATGGGGCTGGGAGCAGGCACCGCCGCGTCGTCTGGTCTTCGCCGTCGATGTCCCGAAACTCGATCAACCCCTGCCGCGGGCCCTACCACCTGATATCGACGCCGCGGTGATGAATGCGGTTGCCCAGCTGGAGGATACGTTCGCCCGCGTCGGGCTGACAGTGCTTCGCGGGGCTGGGCTGCGGATCGGGGAGCTGCTCGACCTCGAACTCGGCAGCGTCGTCGACTACGGACCCGCCGGCACCTGGTTGAAAGTTCCGTTGGGCAAGCTCGCCACCGAACGCATGGTTCCGCTCTCGGCCAACACCATTGCCGCATTGGACCAGTGGACCAGCAGACGTGGTGTTTGCCGCCCACTGCCGCATCCCCGTACCGGAGCACCTACCGATTTCCTGTTCGTTGCGCACGGCCGCCGTCTCGGGCAGACGCGGTTACGCAATGGCCTGCTCGCCGCCATCGAGTCCTGCGGGCTGCGCGGGACCGGCGGCGCACCGCTGGTGGTAACCCCGCATCAGCTACGCCACACATGGGCCACCGAGCTCGCGAACGCAGGCATGAGCCTGCAGGCCTTGATGGCACTGCTCGGACATGTCACCCCGCAGATGACTTTGCGTTACGCCACCTTGG
This region of Mycolicibacterium goodii genomic DNA includes:
- a CDS encoding tyrosine-type recombinase/integrase — protein: MTTQRLAAIDLLADPDAVLDDYLEHVAGLGLSSRSVRGRARSASTFLTEYPDLRDWMTRPAVERLADLRNSGAWPLVCHVIGRGELRLDLEFAAVKNLTGLGRAVEDRDPGGFAAVRTAGLALGWTPQWIETVLGECLAVLLAWHGGLVHDVNNGTVDKFDTALAATQSIPASSRRAYRNRIAGLRQILFQARIVDTPPRRRRWARSYAQRFADVAMTDLIRETLLRYVTVRASVLRPKSVESLINDLLPFADYLTTTHPELTSFGDLDRSHIEGFLVWNRARTWRGQRAAAAAGRTISRAVIQSTVLSVRNLLDDITEWGWEQAPPRRLVFAVDVPKLDQPLPRALPPDIDAAVMNAVAQLEDTFARVGLTVLRGAGLRIGELLDLELGSVVDYGPAGTWLKVPLGKLATERMVPLSANTIAALDQWTSRRGVCRPLPHPRTGAPTDFLFVAHGRRLGQTRLRNGLLAAIESCGLRGTGGAPLVVTPHQLRHTWATELANAGMSLQALMALLGHVTPQMTLRYATLASPTLRDAYDQAMGKMRRQFTLTPVGKPIVPDAVSWLGSEMLKTRVAHGYCSRHQSAGACPYANICETCDNFVTGPEFRGALEAQRTDIQTLEVDARARGWLDEAGRHHRVAEALTDHLHRLDR